A single genomic interval of Calypte anna isolate BGI_N300 chromosome 3, bCalAnn1_v1.p, whole genome shotgun sequence harbors:
- the BROX gene encoding BRO1 domain-containing protein BROX, with protein MTHWFHRNPLKATAPVSFNFYGVATTPAATKACNELRSSRTRLLELFTDSSCNPEMMKNAADLYFSLLQGFIVSLDDSSQECKLRYIQNFKWTDTLQGQVPSAQQDAVFELISMGFNVALWYTKYASRLAGKEDITEEEAKDVHRSLKIAAGIFKHLKESHIPKLITPVEKGRDLEARLMDSYIIQCQAEAQEVTIARAIELKHNPGLIAALAYETANFYQKADKTLSSLDPVYAGKWRKYLNLKTCFYMAYAYCYHGQTLLASDKCGEAIRSLQESEKFFAKAEALCKEYGETKGPGTTAKPSGHLFFRKLGSLIKNTLEKCQRENGFIYFQKVPTEAPQLELKANYGLVEPVPFEFPALNAQWTPETLAAFDLTKRPKDDTAKPKPDEEVKPLKEPDIKPQKDSGCQIS; from the exons ATGACCCATTGGTTTCATCGCAACCCTTTGAAGGCTACAGCtcctgtttcttttaatttttatgggGTAGCTACCACTCCAGCTGCAACAAAGGCTTGCAA TGAGTTGAGGTCATCTCGAACACGACTATTGGAGCTTTTTACAGACTCAAGTTGTAATCCAGAAATGATGAAGAATGCAGCTGACTTGTACTTTTCACTCTTGCAAG GTTTTATCGTTTCACTGGATGACTCTTCCCAAGAATGCAAGTTGAGATACATTCAGAATTTCAAGTGGACAGACACATTACAAGGACAAGTTCCAAG TGCCCAGCAGGATGCAGTGTTTGAACTGATTTCCATGGGATTCAACGTAGCTCTGTGGTACACAAAATATGCATCAAGACTGGCTGGAAAAGAAGa TATAACagaagaagaagcaaaagaTGTTCACAGAAGCCTGAAGATAGCAGCTGGGATTTTTAAACACTTGAAG GAAAGTCACATTCCAAAATTGATTACACCTgtagaaaagggaagagatttAGAAGCTCGACTTATGGACTCTTACATCATACAATGCCAAGCTGAAGCTCAAGAAG TGACAATTGCTCGGGCTATTGAGCTGAAACACAATCCAGGACTTATAGCTGCTCTTGCTTATGAAACAGCTAACTTCTACCAAAAAGCTG ATAAAACATTATCCAGTTTGGATCCAGTCTATGCAGGTAAATGGAGGAAGTACTTAAACTTGAAGACCTGTTTCTATATGGCCTAT GCCTACTGTTACCATGGTCAGACCTTACTGGCGAGTGACAAGTGCGGGGAAGCAATCAGATCTCTGCAGGAGTCAGAAAAAT TTTTTGCCAAGGCTGAAGCATTATGCAAAGAATACGGAGAAACCAAAGGGCCTGGGACTACTGCTAAACCTTCTGGACATCTCTTCTTTAGGAAATTAGGAAGTCTTATTAAGAACACACTAGAAAAATGCCAGAGAGAGAATGGATTCAT CTATTTTCAGAAGGTGCCAACAGAGGCTCCCCAGCTGGAACTGAAAGCAAACTATGGCTTAGTAGAGCCTGTTCCTTTTGAATTTCCTGCCTTGAATGCACAGTGGACTCCTGAAACACTTGCAGCATTTGATCTCACCAAGAGGCCAAAGGATGACACT GctaaaccaaaaccagatgAAGAAGTAAAACCTCTGAAGGAACCAGATATAAAGCCTCAAAAAGATAGCGGATGCCAGATTTCTTAA